The window CCGAGGTTAAACAGCACCAGGTTGATCATGTCCAGCGCATCCCAGTAGCGCGGGATCATGTCGATGAAGTAGCGCCTACCGCGCTTGACGCCGATGAGCCAACCCACGTGCACCACGCCCCAGAGGATAAAGATCACCGCGGCCGCGCGGTGGGTGATCGCGCGGAAGGTCTCCCACGATTCGCCGTCAATGCCCGGGATCTTCCAGTTGAAGCTCAGGGCGAAGCCGCTGATCACCAGGGTGGTGAACGAGGTGAACAGCACCACGTGCATTACGCGCTCGAACTTATCCAGCCGCATCACGCCGCCGGCCGCACGCCACTTGGCGTAGTGGTGCTTGAGTTTGGCGACCCAGTCGATCAGGTTGTGCACCAGCATGAAGCCGATGGTCAGCGGGATCAGCAGCAGGTAGGTCAGCCGCACCCAGTATTTGACCGTGTGCGCGGTGTCGGCCTCGGCGGTCAGCTCGCTGTAGTCGCCGTGGAACGAGTCCTGGACGAACCCCGCTCCGATGTTCGGGTGGCAGCGCTCGCAGGTCGCAACCAGGTTGTCGGGGTGGATCGAGCTTAGCTCGTCGTCCTGTACGCGGATCTCGTGGGTGCCGTGGCAGGAGACGCAGGCGGCCACCGAGGTGTCGCCCTCGAGATAGGCCTTGCCGTGGAATCCGCCGTAGAACGAGGCGCCGACGTTTTCCGACATGCAGAAGCGCTGGGTGAGTGCGCGGTTGTCGTGGCAGCCCAGGCAGGTCGCCGCGGAGTTGAGAAAGCTGTTCGGGCTTTGCTCGTCGTCCGTGGACCGCACGTTGTGGCTGTCGTGGCAGAACACGCACGAGGGGACCTCGATTGCACCGCGGGCCAGGGCTTGGCCGTGGACCGAGCCGTCGTATTGCTCGGACTGCGAATGGCAGCCGCCGCAGGTGGCCGAGATGTTGCCCGCGTAGACCATCGAGGCCGGCTCGTTCTTGGGCAGGATTAGATGGCTGCCGTGACAGTCGGTGCAGGTCGGCGCCTCCTCGCGCCCCGCGGCCAGCGCCTGTCCGTGGACCCCCTCGAGGTAGCCGTCGATGTGTTCGCGGTGGCCCGGATGCTCGGCGATAAACTGCTCGTCGCCGTGACAGCGCAGGCACGCCGCAGCCACGTTGCGCCGCGCAGTCGGGCTGTTCTGTGCGGAGCCGGGCACGATCGAGTGCGCTCCGTGGCAGTCGGCGCAGGTCGGTGCGCCCAGATCGCCGCGGGCCAGGGCACGGCCGTGGGCTCCCTTGGCGTTGTGCTCGACAGCCGTCGGGTGGCAGGTCGAGCAGTCGGCCGCTTTAAGCTGCACCGGGTGCAGCGGGGTTCTTGCGTCGGTGTGGCACATCACGCAGCTGATGCCCATCTGACCGTGAATGCTCTGGCTCAGGGCCGCGCCATCCACGGCAAAGGTCGCGCCGTGCAGATCGGGATGCCCTTTGAAATCGGGCTTTAATCCATCGGGCACGGCCAGGGCCATGCCTGCCTCCACCGCGTCCTCGCCCCAGGCCCCGACCATATCGGCGATGTGGCAGCCCAGGCATTCATCGTCGCTCGGCGGAGCCGCAGGTGGTGTGGAGTCGTCCTGCTGGGCGAAAACTGCTGCGGGCACGAGCAGTATAAGCGCTAGTAAAATCAGCAGATGCAGCCGCAACGATCGATGGATACGCTCCATTTTCGTCCTCAGCAGATAATCGAATGTTGTGATGAATCCGGCGTAATTAGACCGGTTTCTAGCACGCGGCGTCAAGTCTTGTCAATTTATCCGCTACGGACTTGACGCTACGATAACAGGCTCTATGATCGGCTGAGCGCCACGAAATCCGGACAAACTATCTCCATGAATCAGCCAGAACCCCTGCGACAAACGCCGGAGCAACTCAGGGCCGAGGTGCGCTTCCGCAGCTTTCACAGCAAGCTGTACGACGAGGTGCAGCAATACATGCAGATGGTGCTCAAGCACCGCGTGGACGAGCTGCGGCGGCTGATGGCGCGCGGCTTCGAGCTCAGCCCGTTTCTCGAGATCGGGGCCGAGACCGGCGCCAACTCGCTGGCGTTGGTCAACGGCTGCGCGGCAAACGGCTTCGCACTGGACGTCAGCCTGCAAGCCCTGGTCAGCATGGAGGGCTACGCCCGGCGGATGGGGCTCCAACGGCTGCCCGAACGGATCTGCGCTGACGCGCGCAACCTGCCGTTGGTCAACCGCTCGATGCGTTTCGAGCTGTGCTGGGGAACGCTGCATCACTTCGACGATCCCGGCCCGGCCTCGCGCGAGTTGCGGCGGGTGATCCGGCCCGACGGCGCGTTGCTGTTCGACGGCGAGCCGGTGCGAAGGCTGCTGAGCCTGCACCTGTGGCGCACCTGCGACCCGCAGCAGATGGGTCGGCGCGACAGGCTGCTGCTGGGAATGGGGCTGCTGCCCTGGTTGGCCGACATCGCCGGGATCGAGCCGCTGTGCGCCGGAGCATTGGAGAACAAGTTTCCGATCGACGTCTACAAGCGCGGGCTGTCGGCCTTCGAGCGCATTGAGTACGGCTACCGGCCGCTGGTCGCCGGCGACCGCCCCAGCCACGGGCCACTAGCCTCCGCGTTGTTCAGGCTGCTGCCGCCGCTGTTGGCCGACCGGCTGCCGACCTACCTGTTCGGCGGCACGATGCACGGCATCGCCCGACCATCGGACGAGAGCCCGGCGGTGCCGATCATGACCAACGGTATGCCCGGAGTGTCCGGCGGCGGCGACCTGATCGTGCTCAAGCGCGTGGGGCAGGACCGACTGCGTCTGGCCTTTGAGCACCCGCTGGATCCAAATAACGGCCTGGGGCTCAGCGTGGAGGGTGCGGAAGTGCGGCCGCGCATCAGCGGCCGTCTGGTCGAGCTGGACCTGCCGCGCACTGCGGTCCGGGCCGCCCAGATGCGGATGCGGATCGATCTGAGCAACGGCGCGCGGCTTAAGGCCCTGGCCCTGGACGGCGGTCAAGATCAGCCGCTGGTGATCCCCGCCGCGCCTCCGCCCGAGGCCGGTGGCCCGTTGGCCTGTCCGGCCTGCCTGGTAATTGGCGAGGGCTGCGCTCCAGAGTTGTGCGGACGGCCGTGTCTGGCGGCCTGTGCACGGGGCGCGTTGAGCGTTGAGCACGGCCGGGCAAAGGTCGATTTCGACCGCTGCACGCGCTGTATGGATTGCGCCCGCGCCTGTCCTTTTGGCGCGGTGGACCGCCAGCCGCTGTCCGCGGATCTTGAGTGCTCCAACTGCGGCGAACGCTACCCGGTGGTCGACGGAGTTAAGGTGCTGCTCGAGCCCCACGTGCGGCAGGCGCTCTACCCGCAGATCGGCGAGTAACAGAACCACCGGACAACCCGACCCACCTTGGCACCTTTTAAGTGCCCGTAAAACACGCGAGCGGAACATCATAATTGTTCAATGATGCTCTCCGCGGTGCGGGATTGGTCAATGTTAACAATAATCGCAGTGCGCGAGTTTTGCCGTAGCTCCAAGCTGCCGCGGGGTGGGTCGTTGGATTAAGACCAGCGAACTATGCGTGTTTTGCGGCGGCTCGAAGCCGCCTCACTCGCGTTCGAGCAAATGGATCGGGGGATCTCCGTTGACCACGTCTTCGCCCATCTCCAGGGCCGAGAGCTTGACCTGCACCGGCCCGTCGCCCTCGTGGTCGGGGAACGAGACGAACGCGACGTAGATCCGGTGCGCGCCGTAGTGCACGCCCTCCACGCTGTAGACGTCTCTGAGGGTCAGCTCGTCCTGGGCGCCGGTTGGCAGGTCGAAGAGCCGCACCAGATAGCCGACCTTGTCGCGGATCGGCAGGGTCGCCGCCTCGTCGATGTCCAACTCGCGCAGGGTCTTGCGGTCCGGCGGCTCCTGGGAAACGTAGAGCGCCAACCGACCCGAGCCGCTGGAGTACTCAACGGACATGGCCAGGGTTAAAAAGCTCGGGCTGTCATCGAGCGGGTCGACGCCGAAAATTGCGAAACGCTCGAGCTGGTAGACCGGCAGGCCGTCGAACTCGTCGGTCATGTCGTAGGCGTCGCAGCCGACGAGCAGCGTCAGCGCCAGGATCAGCGCCGTGGACAAGGGCAAGCTAACGCGGTTCATCGTCACTCCTGCGCTGTTGCTTGATTGGCATCAGCACCTGCAGCTGCAGGGCCAGGCTGACTCCGCCCAGCTGCTTGAGCACGTAGAAATCCTCGGTGGGGATGTGATCGTAGGACAGCAGCAGGCCCGGACAGATCAGCAGCGGCCCGGCGTCGATCTCGAACGCCGCGCCGACCCGCGGCGAGAACCCGGTGCTGAACGATTTGCGCTCGTAGTCGATCAGCTCGTCGCGCACGTGCAGCCGCGACTCGACGAACGATACGGCGAAGGCCAGGTCGATCTTCATCACCCACGGCTCGAGCACGTAGCCCAGGGAGGCTGAGCCGCCGTAGACGTCGATCAGGCCCGCGTGGTCGCCATCGGAGCTCGACGCGCGTCGGCCGACGAATTCCAGCCGGGTTTCGATCATCGGCGAGGGCATGTAGATCAGGCCGCCGCCGCACAGCAGCGGCGTGCCGCTGGTCACGTTGTCGAAGTCCGGGTCGATGGCCAGCGAGGCGCCGAGGTGCCCCACCGCGCCGATTATGTGCTGGGCGTTGCGGTCGCGCAGCGAGCGGTGGGCTGCGGCGGGCTGGACCAGCACTAGAGTCAGCAGGATTCCGATCAGTACGCAGAGATTTTTGTACATCAATTTATTCTAACCGATCTTAGTCAATGGTTCTCATCGTCGTTGGCGCCCTTGTCGGCGTGCGTTGTAAAACCCTGTTGGGCGCTGGGGATGGATAATCCGAATCCGGGACTGGCATAGAGGTAGGCCATTTTATCGCCCGGGCCCATCGGCCATTTTTGCACCGGCCGATAGTTGCGCTCCAGCGCTGCCTTCCACAGCTCCTCGTCAATGCCGCGGAGCATCCGATCGCCCTGTGGGGTGTACGACAGCGGATTGTCCAAATCACCGTGGGTGTAGACCAGCACCAGGTCGGGTCCGCGCTGGAGCAGCTCGTGCGCCACCACGGAGTTGCGGTCGACCTCGGCCCCTTTGCGGCGGGACTGATGGAAGGTCTGCGCCACCGGTTTGTCGATCAGGCCGAAGGCGTCGAGGATCCGTAGCTCGGAGTAATAGCCGACCGCGCCGATGCGCTTGGTCGCCAGACTGGTCTGCTCGGGATAGAGCCGACCCAGGTGCTTGCCGATATTGCGCTGATAGACACCGCTCATCAGGTTCTGCGGATAGCCGCCGGGGTCTTTCACAAGGTCGCGGGTCTTGGCCATGTTGGTCGGCATGGTCAACAGGGCGGCGAGCAACAGCAGCGACCAGGCCGCGCGCGAGTTCAGCGCGCCGCCGGTCAGACGTTCCCAGCCCAGGACGATCAGCAGCGCCAGCAGCGGCAGGTAGGGCACCCAGAAACGGGCGTAGGCCATCCAGTCGAAGTTAGCGTGGATCACGAAAATCAGGCCGCAGCAGATGGTCAGACCGGCGAACAGCCGAGCGCGTTGCCCGATTCCGATCAGCCCGGCCAGAGCCGCGACGCACAGCGCCGGAGCGCCCGTGCCGCGCAAGAAGGCCATGGTGTAGTGCAGTCCGCCCCAGGGCCGCGGCCGCGAGGGCAGCCAGTCGAACGATTTTGCGTAGAACGTGTTGGGCAGCCAGTCGCCGAAGTAGGTCCGCCTGAAGATCATCATCCCGACCAGTCCGGCCAGCGCCGCGCCGATCCACAGCGCCTTGCCCATTCGTTTTCCGCGAGGCGCCACCGCCAGGCGCGCCGCGGACCAGGCCGTTCCCAGCCCGAGCAACAGCACGCCCTCGGGCCTGGTCAGGGCCGCGGCCAGTCCCACCAGCGGCAGAACGTCGCGCGTGCGTTCTCGGGGCGAGGCGATGATCCATACGCCGAGGATCAGCCACAGGCCGAACAGCATGGTCTCCATGCCCGAGATCGAGTAGAAGGCAAACCCGGTGTTGCCCGCGACCAACACGGCCAGCGCCAGCATGCCGGTTGCGCCGGGCTTGGCCAGTCGCTTGAGCAGCACCAGGGCCAACGTCAGCATGCCCATTGCCGCGGCAACGCCCAGGAACTTGGCCAGCGGCTGAATGTCGAGGCCCAGTCGCGAGCCCAGGCTCAGCAGCAGCACCCATAGCAGATTGGAGAAGCCCTCGACGCGCTCGCCCACGTTGTAGACCAGCCCGTTGCCCGCCGCGAGGTTGCGCGCGTAGCGGAACGAGATATACGAGTCGTCCGGGGTGAAGCGCAGCAGCACGATCTGATGGGCCATCAACATGCCTATGCCCGCGGACATCGCCGCCAGCTCGCCCAGGCTCGGTTGAGTTCGATCGCTTTGCATAACGTGCTGTAGCGTATTGAGCGCGCGTCTTGCAGTCAACGCGCGGCGGGCTCGACACTTGATCTTGCCGCGGCCAGCGTTCAAGCTTGAGCGATCGAACGACCGAGAAAACGGAGGCCCGGATGCGAAGATTGCTACAGCTGCTGATCGCCTGCTGCGCCGTGACTGCGGTCTGTGCCACAGCGCAGGCCACGGTCGTCTTTCCGCGCACGCTGACCCGTACGGCCGACGCGGTGATCCTCGAGGCGCGCGATTGTGGCGAGTTGCTCGGCGCGCCGCTGCAAAACTACCGCATGCTCGCGCTGCAGGATAACCAGCTGCAGCCGATCCCGTTTCAGCTCGATGAGCGCGATTCAGATGGCGAGCTGGTCTTTCCCTTCGGCCGCAAGGCCAATCAGGACCAGGACGAGGGAAAGTTCGACGCCAACGACCTGATCGTGTTCATGGCCACGGACGCGGGCGGCCGCGCGCCGGTGCAACTGTGGCCCGCGGGGCGCAACGGCGCGGTGGAGATCGAACTGGTCGATCCGCTGGACCAGGGTCGCGCCTGGGTCTACCTGTTCCGTTTCGACTCGGCGGCGCCCGCGCTCTCGCCCACCGATTACGTGAACTACGACCACCAGCAGCAGATGGTCCGCGCGCGCTATTTCATTATGGGCTTCGCGCCCGAGGCGCCGATCGGCATCGGCTACCTGGGGTACACGCCCGAGGGCGGGGGCGACGGCTCGAACCTCGCGGATCGGCTCAAGGTGCGCTTTGAGGCCGACACGCTGTTCAGCATCCACATCTCGAAAAACGAGGAGGACTTCACCTCCAAAACAATCGCCTGGATCGACGGTCCGGTGCGCGTAGTGCGGCGCACCAAGAACCGGATGATCCTCTTCTGGAGGATTCCCTCGCCCAGCGCGGTGCTCGACAACATCTACTACGCCAACGCCTTCGAGTTCCCCACGCGGATCGACCTGCCCTTCAATGTGGACTCCATGCTTAGCAATCCACGGTTCTACGTCAGCACCGACACGCGGGCCGTGGATTTCGAGCGCAAGTTCTACAACGAGCGCAACACCCGCGGCGTGCTGATCGACGGCAAAATGAGCCCCAAGGAGCAAACGCTGGATCGCCGCACTTATAAGTGGATGGCGATGGCCGGCACCACGCCGGAGTGCGACGGAGCGTTCATCAATCGGCTGGTCTTTGACGAGCAGGCGACCAAGGTCGTGCCGCGTTTATTCTACCGCGACAACGTCAACGTGCCCTCGCCGCCGGAGAAGTACCCGGGCAGCGTGGGCGAGGCCGGTTACGTGCTGAGCAACCTTGAAAGCGTGGAGGCCGGAGCGCTGGAGCTGGTCTCGATCATGTACCACACCCGGAGATACAAGCCCGGCGACGAGATCGAGTTCATGAATATCCTGGACCACCCGCTGCAGGTCAAAGCGCGCTATTCCGCCGATTGACCGTCGCCGAACAACGGCGGGGTGAGGGAATGTTGAAAAACAGTATTCCCTAATCCACAAGTCGGCCCACGCGGACCTCTGCCGGCAGGTCAGGGGGCGCGTCGGGCTCGATGCGAGACTGGTGGATCAGCGCGGCGCACGTTCCCAGGGCCACGCCCAGCAGCGCCCCGGCCGCCACATCGCTGGGCCAGTGCACGCCGATGTAGACCCGCGAGAGCGCGATCAGCGCGGCCAGGGGGAACAGTAGCCAGGCTCGTCGTCGCCTGCGCCAGCTCAGGAAAACAGCGGCCGCGAACAGGTTGGCCGCGTGGGCGCTGGGGAACGAACGGCTGGACGAGCAGTTGCCCTCGGGCGTGAGCAGCCGCACCTGCTCCAAGGTGTGGCATGGGCGCTCGCGGCCGACCAGCGGTTTAATCACGTCCGAGGCAATCAGGTTGGTCAGCAGGATCAGCGCCAGGCAGACCAGGGTCTCGCGCCTGGTGAACGGCACGCCGCGCCACAGGCTGAGGATCAGCAGCAGCGCGAGCAGCAGCCCCCAGGGCCACGCCGTGTGAAACGAGGGCATCAGCGCGTCCAGCGGCGCGCAGGCCCAGCCGGAGTTGATCCAGCGAAAGAGTGCGAGATCGATCATCGAGACATTCTACAAAAAAATCCCCGGGTCGGGTGGTTCCCGGCCCGGGGATCGAGCTTACATCGTACGGAAGCTGATTACTTGCCGCCGCCCATGGTCGCACCGCCGGTCTGCTTGTGGATCGGGGTCTTGTGGGGGGTCGACTGGCTGCTGGACTTGCCGATCGACGGCGAGCCGGTCGGGGGCTTCGGGGTCGGAGTCTTGGTCGAGGGGACGTAGACCCGGAACGCGCCGGACTCGATCACCTCGCCGTTGGGAGTGACGATCTTAAGATCCCACTCGCCCAGCTCGGCGCCGGTGAGGTTGAAATTACAGCTGAGCTTGGTCTCGTCGATCACGCCGACGTCCGTAGCCTCGATCGTGTTGGCTCCGGCCACCAGATAGACCTTGGTTTCCATCGGTACGAAGCCGCTGCCGATCAGCTCGTCGATTTCGACGACCCTACCCTTGACGCCCTTTACCGGGTCGATCGAGACGAAGGTCGGGACGGGACCGGCGACCTCTTCGGGGGTCGGCTCGGGCGTGGGCTCGGGCATCGGGACCGGCGTGGGCTCGGGGGTGGGCGCGGGCTTTTTCTTGAGGAAGTCGCATCCACCGGCTACCACGGCCAGCACGAAGATCAACGTAATTACTAATGCTATCTTTTTCATATCCTGTGCTCCCCCACCTGCTTAGGGAATGTCTCCGGCTTGCAGCCGAGAAGACGATTTGTTACGGACACACACAGAACGCCATTATCCGTCGTGAACCTTAGCGTTCTCTATGCACTTGCTGATTGTCGTTCAGCATAGTGCAGCGAAATAAGTGCTGTCAATCGAGTTTTTCAATTGCAGCCGCACCCGCGCTCGTCCTGGTCTTGGCTATCGTCGTCATCGTCGCGCGCGCCCAGCGGCTGGGTGCGCAGCAGCAGCGTTGCCAGGCTGTGGGCGGGCAGCAACAGGCTGCACGCGCCCGACCGGTCGATGGTCACACTCGGCCCGTCGACCGCGCGTTCGATCAAATCCAACGGCTCGGCGCTGAGAATCCGTCTGCCCGGCAGGC is drawn from Candidatus Alcyoniella australis and contains these coding sequences:
- a CDS encoding phosphatase PAP2 family protein, translating into MIDLALFRWINSGWACAPLDALMPSFHTAWPWGLLLALLLILSLWRGVPFTRRETLVCLALILLTNLIASDVIKPLVGRERPCHTLEQVRLLTPEGNCSSSRSFPSAHAANLFAAAVFLSWRRRRRAWLLFPLAALIALSRVYIGVHWPSDVAAGALLGVALGTCAALIHQSRIEPDAPPDLPAEVRVGRLVD
- a CDS encoding cytochrome c3 family protein, producing the protein MERIHRSLRLHLLILLALILLVPAAVFAQQDDSTPPAAPPSDDECLGCHIADMVGAWGEDAVEAGMALAVPDGLKPDFKGHPDLHGATFAVDGAALSQSIHGQMGISCVMCHTDARTPLHPVQLKAADCSTCHPTAVEHNAKGAHGRALARGDLGAPTCADCHGAHSIVPGSAQNSPTARRNVAAACLRCHGDEQFIAEHPGHREHIDGYLEGVHGQALAAGREEAPTCTDCHGSHLILPKNEPASMVYAGNISATCGGCHSQSEQYDGSVHGQALARGAIEVPSCVFCHDSHNVRSTDDEQSPNSFLNSAATCLGCHDNRALTQRFCMSENVGASFYGGFHGKAYLEGDTSVAACVSCHGTHEIRVQDDELSSIHPDNLVATCERCHPNIGAGFVQDSFHGDYSELTAEADTAHTVKYWVRLTYLLLIPLTIGFMLVHNLIDWVAKLKHHYAKWRAAGGVMRLDKFERVMHVVLFTSFTTLVISGFALSFNWKIPGIDGESWETFRAITHRAAAVIFILWGVVHVGWLIGVKRGRRYFIDMIPRYWDALDMINLVLFNLGIKKKKPKFRRFSYIEKAEYLAMLWGTAVMIATGAILWFEEPMLKLMPLWGLSVANIVHYMEAILATLAIIVWHFYSVIINPEVSPMAMHWLSGNVPEEIMEEEHALEMEQIRRARR
- a CDS encoding methyltransferase domain-containing protein — protein: MNQPEPLRQTPEQLRAEVRFRSFHSKLYDEVQQYMQMVLKHRVDELRRLMARGFELSPFLEIGAETGANSLALVNGCAANGFALDVSLQALVSMEGYARRMGLQRLPERICADARNLPLVNRSMRFELCWGTLHHFDDPGPASRELRRVIRPDGALLFDGEPVRRLLSLHLWRTCDPQQMGRRDRLLLGMGLLPWLADIAGIEPLCAGALENKFPIDVYKRGLSAFERIEYGYRPLVAGDRPSHGPLASALFRLLPPLLADRLPTYLFGGTMHGIARPSDESPAVPIMTNGMPGVSGGGDLIVLKRVGQDRLRLAFEHPLDPNNGLGLSVEGAEVRPRISGRLVELDLPRTAVRAAQMRMRIDLSNGARLKALALDGGQDQPLVIPAAPPPEAGGPLACPACLVIGEGCAPELCGRPCLAACARGALSVEHGRAKVDFDRCTRCMDCARACPFGAVDRQPLSADLECSNCGERYPVVDGVKVLLEPHVRQALYPQIGE